Part of the Streptococcus ilei genome is shown below.
CAAGGATGTTGGTATCTGGATCTCTTTCTGCAATTTCCTTCCCATTGCGAGGAAGATAGGTATAGCCCATACGCATGAGATGCAGAGCTGCTGGTATTTGTACCCTGGTTAGTTCAGAAAACTCTTTTTGTCTTTTCATATCATCATCCTATTTAAGCTGTGCTACTCCGATCTTTCAATCTCAAGTTCTGGAGTTGCTACTGCCTTCATCCGTCTATCCTTTTCCTGTACATAATCTCCTATTATTATATCATGTTTAAGAAAGAAATTAACGCTTTCAAAGCATTTTGTTGGTTTTTCACGCAAAAAAGAGAGTGGGACAGAAATCGGTCATTCGTTAGAATTCGATTTCGTCGTCCCACCTCCGCACAGTTGAGTAGGGCTGTAAAAGCTGATGAAATCAGCGTAGTAGAGCCCACTCAACCACTGCGTCTTTCTCGACTATCCAAAGACAATTGAGAGGCTAGGACTTTTGTCCCAACCTCTATTTCTTAATCTAGTTGAATCCCTTTTTCTGCTAGATTGTCTAAGCATTCTTGGAGGTAAGTAGCTTGGTGCTCAGGATAGATGGGGGCACTCAAAGCTTCCTCTTCCAGTTCTGGATAGGCTGGGCAGGTCTTGCCTCGGTAGGTCGGCTCCCACCACTCTGGGCTGACCTTATAGTCACGAGCGGTCATCTCCTCCATGATCAGGCGGTGATAGGCATAGAGGCGATAGGGCGAGTAGTTAAAGACATAGTTGACCGTCGCGTGCCTCTTGCCCCAGCCATTGCCTCGAAGGGCGCAGCATTCCCGGTGTTGGCCCAGGAGCTGGGGACGAGGGAGTTTGGGAATCAAGTCTTGGTGCCAGAGTCTCATCTATTGACCTCCTAGTAGCGTCGAGTCTTGTAAGTAGCGATTAGGATAGCGCTCAAGGAGGGCTTGGATTCCCTTGATCAGATCCTCTTGGCTAGCTTGGCCATGCTGGTACTTCTCAAGTAACAGCATGAAGTCGGCCTTTTCCTCAGGAGTCGCCTGCTTTTTGAAATAGCCCCAGATATGCTGGAAGGCATTGGAGACCTGGCCACGATTTTCCGGCAAGGCCAGTGCTTGCTGGATCAGGTCCTCGACGTGGCTGACCTCCACCTGGTCTTGCTTCAGGTATTCCCGGATTTCCTTGTAGATATTACTTGAACGACTCAGTACCAGGTATTTATTTTTCGCCCATAGGACTTGACAGTGATGTTTTTGATCCACTCTTGTCTCCTTTTGATCTTCTCTATGAATAGTCCCCCCATTATACCATGGAAATGAGTGAAGTCATAAAAAGAGAGTGGGACAGAAATCGGTAATTCGTTAGAATTCGATTTCGTCGTCCCACCTCCGCACAGTTGAGTAGGACTATAAAAGCTGATGAAATCAGCGTTGTAGAGCCCACTCAACCACTGCGTCTTGATCAACAATCCAAAGACAATTTAGAGGCTAGAACTTTTGTCCCAGCCTCACGGAAATTTTGAAACTACAGGTTCAAAACTAAGTCATGGAACTTCTTCGAAGTTCGCTGACGTCTGATCTCACCTAAGGAAAGTTTCAAAGACAACATTATCCATAAGCAAAAAGCCTGAGCCAACGCTCAGACTTTTTTTGTGTTAATCAATTTCAAGACCACCGGTGTAGAGGCGGTAATAAGTCCCGCGTTCTGCCATCAAGGAAGCGTGGTTGCCTCGCTCGATGATGCGTCCCTTGTCCATGACCATGATCACGTCCGAGTTGACGATGGTTGAGAGACGGTGGGCGATGACAAAGACGGTGCGTCCGGCCATCAGGCGATCCATCCCTTCTTGGACCATCTTCTCTGTCCGTGAGTCAATCGAGGAGGTCGCTTCATCAAGGATCAAGACCGGCGCATTGGCCAAGGCAGCACGCGCAATAGCAATCAGCTGACGTTGACCATTGGATAGACCAGCTCCATCATCGTTCAAGACAGTATCGTAGCCTTGTTCCAAATGTTTGACAAAGGAATCCACATTGGCAATGCGAGCTGCTTCCAGGATTTCCTCTCGGGTCGCATCTGATCGACCATAGGCGATATTTTCTGCGATGGTTCCAGTGAAGAGGTGGGTATCCTGCAAGACAATCCCTAGCGAACGACGGAGCGAAGCCTTCTCGATCAGCTTCACATCGATACCATCATAGGTGATAGATCCTGATTGAATATCGTAGAAACGGTTGATCAAGTTGGTAATGGTGGTCTTCCCTGCTCCTGTCGCGCCGACAAAGGCCACCTTTTGCCCCTTGTCCGCGTAGAGGTTGATATCGTAGAGGATTTGGTTCTTATCATTGTAAGAGAAGTCTACATTGTTAAAGACGACATTTCCGACCAGTTTGACCAGTTCATAGTCGCCATTTTCCCGCGGGTGTTTCCAAGCCCAGAGGTTGGTCTTCTTATCAGTGACGACCATACGACCATCAACCTCTTCATAGTTGACCAAGGTCACTTTCCCTTCATCCACTTCGACTTCTTCATCCAAGAGATCAAAGATCCGATCTGCCCCAGCTAGAGCCATGAGGACAAAGTTCAACTGTTGCGATACTTGAGTGATAGGCCCGTTGAAGGAACGGTTAAGCTGGAGAAAGGCCATGAGGCCACCAATGGTGAGGCCACTGATCCCATTCAAGGCGAAGATCCCTCCGACCAATGAGGTCAAGACGAAGGAGACATTTCCCAGGTTCCCCAAGATTGGCATCAGGACATTTGCATAGCGGTTGGCCTGATAAGAAGATTCAAAGAGTTGGTCATTGATCCGCTCAAAGGCTTCAATGCTTTCCTCTTCATGGACAAAGGCCTTAACTACCTTTTGACCAGCCATCATCTCTTCGATAAAGCCATTTTCAATCCCTAGGTTCTTTTGCTGATCGGCGAAATAACGACCCGACTTACCTGAGATATCCTTAATGACATAGGCCATGACGCCGACCATCGAAAGAACGAGAAGGAAAAGAAGAGGGCTAATCATGATCATGCTGACTGCTACACCGATGATCGTGATGGCAGACTGCAAGAGCTGCGGGATGGACTGCTCGATCGCTTGGCGAAGAGCGTCGATGTCATTGGTATAGATAGACATGATGTCCCCGTGCTGGTGGGTATCAAAATACTTGACAGGGAGCTTCTGCATACGGGCAAAGAGCTGGTTCCGCAGAGAGCGTAGCGTATCCTGAGACACTGTCGCCATAATGAGGGAGAAGCCATAGTTGGCCAAAACTCCCACCACTCCAATCACTGCTAATGTTGATAAGAAAGTTAAGAGGGGGCCAAAGTCCTTGCTTCCACTATCCAGCATGGGTTGGATGTATTGGTCCACCAAGGCTCGGATGGAGGATGTAATATAGACCGTAGAAAGGGAGGCTGTCACGATAAGGGCAGCTGCTAAGAGAAGGACGAACTTATACTGTTGCCACATGTAGGCCAGTAAGCGCACGAGAGAGCCCCAGCCTGCTTTTTTCTTATTCTGCATCTGCTTGTCCTCCTTTCCCTTGGGTTTGCATGTCATAGACTTCACGGTAGATGGCATTGGTCTCAATCAAGTCGTGGTGAGTACCAATCGCATCGATCTTACCATCATTCATGACCACGATCCGGTCTGCATCTTGGATAGAAGAGATCCGTTGGCCAATGATGATCTTAGTTGTGTCTTTAAGACTGGTAGCCAATCCTTGACGGATCAGGCTATCGGTCTTAGTATCGACAGCCGAGGTCGAATCATCCAAGATCAAAATCTTTGGATTCATCAAGAGAGCGCGGGCGATACAGAGACGTTGACGCTGACCACCTGACACATTGGCTCCACCACGTTCGATCATGGTATCATAGCCATCCTTAAAGTTCTGGATAAATTCATCCGCTTGAGCAATCTTACAAGCTTCCATGATTTCTTCATCCGTCGCATCCTTATTCCCCCAGCGCATATTTTCCTTGATGGTACCAGAGAAGAGGACATTGGTTTGAAGCACCATGGCTACTTGCTTGCGCAAATGATCCAAATCATAGTTTCGCACATCCTGACCAGCGACCTTGACGCTACCTGACTCCACATCATAGAGACGAGGGATGAGCTGGACCAGACTAGACTTACCGGAACCAGTCCCCCCAAGGATCCCGATCACTTCACCCGAGCGAATGCTGAGGTTGATATCGGACAAGACATGGGCCTTGTCGCCATTTTCATCCGTGTAGGCGAAGTCCACATGGTCAAAGGTAATAGAACCATCTGCTACTTCTGTCAGACCGTTCTCCGGAGAGACGATGGTTGACTCTGTCCCAAGGACTTCATTGATCCGCTCTACAGATGCCATAGAGATCGAGAGCATAACGAAGATCATCATAAACATCATGAGGGACATAAGGATGGTCATGACATAGGCAAACATAGACGTCAGCTCACCAGTGGTAAAGCTTCCACCCACGATGAGTTGTGCCCCGATCCAAGAGATCAAGATAAAGGAAGCATACAAGGAGAGCATCATGGCTGGACTACTCAAAATCACGATGCGAATAGCCTTCATGAACATGTTGTAGATCAAGCGAGAAGCTTTCTTAAACTTGACAGTCTCTTCTTCTTCCTTGACATAGGACTTGACCACGCGCATGTTGGTGATGTTTTCCTGGATGCTATTGTTCAAGTTATCATAGGCATCAAAGACCTTGGTAAAGAGTGGATAGACGATCTTAGTAATCACACCCAAGACCAGACCCAAGAAGAGGGTAATCCCTACAAAGATACTAGCCATCTGCGGATTGATCAAGTAGCTAGCAGCAATAGCAAAGATCAGATTGAGCGGTGCGCGCACACAGATCCGGATCACCATCTGATAGGAGTTCTGCACATTGGTCACATCCGTCATCATCCGGGTTACCAGACCACCTGAGGAGAAACTATCGATGTTTTCAAAGGAAAAGGTTTGGATCTTCTTGAAGATTGCCTTCCGTAGATTCTTAGCAAAGCCAGCTGAAGCAAAAGCCCCGTAGCGAGCCGACTGTATTCCACAGAAAAGAGAGAGAAAGGCGAAGACCAACATGAGGAGACCATAGGTCAGAACAGTGGTCATATCCCCCTTCTGAACCCCCTTGTCCAGAAGCGTCGCCATAATGAATGGAATAGAAATCTCAAACATGACCTCAAACACCATATAGAGTGAGGCTAGAATAGAGGTTTTCTTGTATTCCTTGATTTCAGCAATCAATGACTGAAGCATAGTTACCTCCTAAAAATACTAGTTAGTAAAGTTTTCTTTAGCAAGTCATCCATTTCCGAACAAAGAAACAGTCCTTCGTTCTGAAAGGATTGCGCCTGCAAAAGAAAGCTATAGAAAGAGAAAGCGCCCTGACAGCGTTACTGTAGGGACGACTTTCATTATTCATACTATTTAGTATAGAGGAATATAGGAGAAAAATCAAACATTTAGGTATCATCACTAAAGAATATTCCGATTTGGTCAACTTGAAGGCCAGTTAGGCCGAGTTCTATTTAAACCGTATTCCTACTCACTCGTACTGAGGGACACCAAGCTCAAGTTCGCAGCCCCAATACCAACCACAAACTGCAGAAGGATTCCCACAGAGATAAAGGACCATTTGTTGCGCCAGATTAAGTAAAAGGCCCCCTTCAGATCCTGCCAGTAGCTCCGTTTCATGCTGTCTCCCTTTTATTTCTATTATTTCCCTTAGAATAGCGGAAAAGCCTCTCTCTGTCAATGAGTTTCACAAGAAAAGAGAGTGGGACAGAAATCGGTCATTCGTTAGAATTCGATTTCGTCGTCCCACCTCCGCACAGTTGAGTAGGGCTGTAAAAGCTGATGAAATCAGCGTAGTAGAGCCCACTCAACCACTGCGTCTTGCTCGACAACCCAAAGACAATTGAGAGGCTAGGACTTTTGTCCCAGCCTCTTTCTATTTATTTTATTCAGCTAAGATCACTTCTTTGATGGTTTGTTTTTGGAGTTTTCTGTTGGAGAGATAAAAGAGGCTTTCATAAATCACCGCAAATCCGATCAACGCCCAAAAGCACACGTTCCCATCAAAGTTGTGCTCAATCTTTTCAGGAACCGTGTCTTTGATCACACCAATCAAAATTTCCATGATGCCGTATTGATAAGCCGTCCCAAGAAGGAATCCTAGATAGGCCCAGAAACGATAGGGAGCGAGAATATGACTTTGGCATTCACGATCGGTGTAGCCAAAAGCCTTCATCAAGGCCAAGGTTTCACAACTTTCTGAGATCACAATCCCCAATGACAAAAAGAGAATAGAGAAAGAAAGGATCAAGCCAATCATAATCATCATAGCTTGGATGATGTCATCTGTGTAGTCCCTTAGTCCAAAGGACAATTGAACCATGGCCGCGAAACACATGGAGCCAAAGACTACAAAAAACAAGATCGATTTTCTACCCCACATCAGCGACGAAGACAACTCTTTTAGGAAGGATTTCTCTTTCTTAGGAGCCCTCTTTCTCCTTTTGACCTTGATCGGTGTTGGAGATTTTTTCAATAAGCGAAGGGCCG
Proteins encoded:
- a CDS encoding TIGR02328 family protein gives rise to the protein MRLWHQDLIPKLPRPQLLGQHRECCALRGNGWGKRHATVNYVFNYSPYRLYAYHRLIMEEMTARDYKVSPEWWEPTYRGKTCPAYPELEEEALSAPIYPEHQATYLQECLDNLAEKGIQLD
- a CDS encoding YbgA family protein, coding for MDQKHHCQVLWAKNKYLVLSRSSNIYKEIREYLKQDQVEVSHVEDLIQQALALPENRGQVSNAFQHIWGYFKKQATPEEKADFMLLLEKYQHGQASQEDLIKGIQALLERYPNRYLQDSTLLGGQ
- a CDS encoding ABC transporter ATP-binding protein, whose translation is MQNKKKAGWGSLVRLLAYMWQQYKFVLLLAAALIVTASLSTVYITSSIRALVDQYIQPMLDSGSKDFGPLLTFLSTLAVIGVVGVLANYGFSLIMATVSQDTLRSLRNQLFARMQKLPVKYFDTHQHGDIMSIYTNDIDALRQAIEQSIPQLLQSAITIIGVAVSMIMISPLLFLLVLSMVGVMAYVIKDISGKSGRYFADQQKNLGIENGFIEEMMAGQKVVKAFVHEEESIEAFERINDQLFESSYQANRYANVLMPILGNLGNVSFVLTSLVGGIFALNGISGLTIGGLMAFLQLNRSFNGPITQVSQQLNFVLMALAGADRIFDLLDEEVEVDEGKVTLVNYEEVDGRMVVTDKKTNLWAWKHPRENGDYELVKLVGNVVFNNVDFSYNDKNQILYDINLYADKGQKVAFVGATGAGKTTITNLINRFYDIQSGSITYDGIDVKLIEKASLRRSLGIVLQDTHLFTGTIAENIAYGRSDATREEILEAARIANVDSFVKHLEQGYDTVLNDDGAGLSNGQRQLIAIARAALANAPVLILDEATSSIDSRTEKMVQEGMDRLMAGRTVFVIAHRLSTIVNSDVIMVMDKGRIIERGNHASLMAERGTYYRLYTGGLEID
- a CDS encoding ABC transporter ATP-binding protein; the encoded protein is MLQSLIAEIKEYKKTSILASLYMVFEVMFEISIPFIMATLLDKGVQKGDMTTVLTYGLLMLVFAFLSLFCGIQSARYGAFASAGFAKNLRKAIFKKIQTFSFENIDSFSSGGLVTRMMTDVTNVQNSYQMVIRICVRAPLNLIFAIAASYLINPQMASIFVGITLFLGLVLGVITKIVYPLFTKVFDAYDNLNNSIQENITNMRVVKSYVKEEEETVKFKKASRLIYNMFMKAIRIVILSSPAMMLSLYASFILISWIGAQLIVGGSFTTGELTSMFAYVMTILMSLMMFMMIFVMLSISMASVERINEVLGTESTIVSPENGLTEVADGSITFDHVDFAYTDENGDKAHVLSDINLSIRSGEVIGILGGTGSGKSSLVQLIPRLYDVESGSVKVAGQDVRNYDLDHLRKQVAMVLQTNVLFSGTIKENMRWGNKDATDEEIMEACKIAQADEFIQNFKDGYDTMIERGGANVSGGQRQRLCIARALLMNPKILILDDSTSAVDTKTDSLIRQGLATSLKDTTKIIIGQRISSIQDADRIVVMNDGKIDAIGTHHDLIETNAIYREVYDMQTQGKGGQADAE
- a CDS encoding FtsX-like permease family protein, giving the protein MFSVKDIRKLVVVSIIGACAVFVANLFLNFYLDIEQLEISKTNPMITTYYDAQVSLSWMVAMVSGVVLSLTSILLMCFYIKQFVDDHKEQLGILKALGYSNGQLAKRFWAFGLSFGVGALLGYFTSFLMMGHFYDFRNEKGILPEITIHFHWQLLVALVILPMLFFMVLAVGYARRQLQTPALRLLKKSPTPIKVKRRKRAPKKEKSFLKELSSSLMWGRKSILFFVVFGSMCFAAMVQLSFGLRDYTDDIIQAMMIMIGLILSFSILFLSLGIVISESCETLALMKAFGYTDRECQSHILAPYRFWAYLGFLLGTAYQYGIMEILIGVIKDTVPEKIEHNFDGNVCFWALIGFAVIYESLFYLSNRKLQKQTIKEVILAE